The Henningerozyma blattae CBS 6284 chromosome 7, complete genome region CTAGAACAAATACCAATTCCTCCACTGCGCCTGGTTCTGCAGCAGCAGCaaataatcatttgaataatgTCCCTGCATCCCGTACAAACTCTCATACTCCAAGACCAACTCCTCAAGCTATTGAAAATACTTTACATACGGGTGCTCATACAACTTCTACTACAACAAATGGTACTTCCACTACAACTACAACTGGTGCTGCTGCCGCTGGTGCttcaaatgcaaataatgCAAGACAATATTCTTCCTTTGAAGACCAATATGGCCGTCTACCTCCTGGTTGGGAAAGAAGAACTGATAATTTTGGTAGAACTTATTATGTGGATCATAATACAAGAACTACCACTTGGAAACGGCCAACTCTAGATCAAACTGAAACTGAAAGAGGCAATCAAATGAATGCAAACACAGAATTGGAAAGAAGACAACATAGAGGAAGAACATTACCGGGCTCATTATCGTCAGAATCTACCGGTACAAGTGTGACCGTACAAACTAATCCAAATGCTACAACGCCTGCTATAAATGGTGCAGCAGCGGCTACTTTCTCAATGACAAATGCTACCACTTCAGGTTTGGGTGAATTACCTTCAGGGTGGGAACAAAGATTCACTCCAGAAGGGAGAGCTTATTTCGTTGATCATAATACAAGAACCACTACTTGGGTCGATCCAAGAAGACAACAATATATTCGTACATATGGTCCAACAAACACAACTATTCAACAACAGCCTGTATCACAACTAGGACCATTGCCATCAGGTTGGGAAATGAGATTAACAAACACTGCTCGTGTTTACTTCGTAGATCACAATACAAAAACTACCACTTGGGATGATCCAAGATTACCTTCCTCCTTAGACCAAAATGTTCCACAATACAAGCGTGATTTCAGACGTAAGGTAATTTATTTCAGATCACAACCAGCTCTTAGAATATTACCAGGTCAATGTCACATTAAAGTACGTagaaagaatatttttgaagatgCTTATCAAGAAATTATGAGACAAACTCCTGAagatttaaagaaaagattaatGATTAAATTCGATGGTGAAGAAGGTTTAGATTATGGTGGTGTTTCAAgagaatttttctttttattatcacaTGAAATGTTTAATCCATTCTATTGTTTGTTCGAATATTCCGCTCATGATAATTATACAATCCAAATCAATCCAAACAGTGCAATTAACCCAGAGCATTTGAATTACTTCAAGTTTATTGGTAGAGTCGTAGGGTTAGGTGTCTTCCATAGAAGATTTTTGGATGCCTTTTTCGTCGGTGcattatataaaatgaTGCTACGTAAGAAAGTTGTATTACAAGACATGGAAGGTGTTGACAATGAAGTTTATAACTCTTTGAAATGGATATTAGACAACAGCATAGAAGGTATTTTAGATTTAACTTTTAGTGCTGATGATGAAAGATTTGGTGAAGTTATAACAGTTGATTTGAAGGAGAATGGTAGAAATATCGAAGTTactgatgaaaataaaaaagaatatatcgAACTATTTACACAATGGAAGATTGTTGATAGAGTTCAAGAACAATTAAAAGCATTTATGGATGGTTTCAATGAATTGATACCGGAAGATTTGGTTACCGTCTTTGATGAACgtgaattagaattattgattGGTGGTATTGCTGAAATAGATATCGAAGATTGGAAAAAACATACTGATTACCGTGGTTATCAAGAATCTGACGAAGTCATTCAATGGTTCTGGAAATGTGTTGGTGAATGGGATAATGAACAAAGAGCCCGTCTATTACAATTCACAACAGGTACTTCTCGTATTCCAGTCAATGGTTTCAAAGATTTGCAAGGTTCCGATGGTCCAAGAAGATTCACCATTGAAAAGGCTGGTGAATCAAACCAATTACCTAAATCACATACTTGTTTCAATAG contains the following coding sequences:
- the RSP5 gene encoding NEDD4 family E3 ubiquitin-protein ligase (similar to Saccharomyces cerevisiae RSP5 (YER125W); ancestral locus Anc_8.134); its protein translation is MPSTISVKLVAAETLYKRDVFRSPDPFAVLTIDGYQTKSTSAAKKTLNPYWNETFKFNDVSESSILTIQVFDQKKFKKKDQGFLGVVNVRVGDVLSHLDDNSSRNSSREETITRELKKSNDNLAVSGRLIVVLSKDQSPSSASRGHTSHTTASNSTSTSTAAGTHSSSHNHASRTNTNSSTAPGSAAAANNHLNNVPASRTNSHTPRPTPQAIENTLHTGAHTTSTTTNGTSTTTTTGAAAAGASNANNARQYSSFEDQYGRLPPGWERRTDNFGRTYYVDHNTRTTTWKRPTLDQTETERGNQMNANTELERRQHRGRTLPGSLSSESTGTSVTVQTNPNATTPAINGAAAATFSMTNATTSGLGELPSGWEQRFTPEGRAYFVDHNTRTTTWVDPRRQQYIRTYGPTNTTIQQQPVSQLGPLPSGWEMRLTNTARVYFVDHNTKTTTWDDPRLPSSLDQNVPQYKRDFRRKVIYFRSQPALRILPGQCHIKVRRKNIFEDAYQEIMRQTPEDLKKRLMIKFDGEEGLDYGGVSREFFFLLSHEMFNPFYCLFEYSAHDNYTIQINPNSAINPEHLNYFKFIGRVVGLGVFHRRFLDAFFVGALYKMMLRKKVVLQDMEGVDNEVYNSLKWILDNSIEGILDLTFSADDERFGEVITVDLKENGRNIEVTDENKKEYIELFTQWKIVDRVQEQLKAFMDGFNELIPEDLVTVFDERELELLIGGIAEIDIEDWKKHTDYRGYQESDEVIQWFWKCVGEWDNEQRARLLQFTTGTSRIPVNGFKDLQGSDGPRRFTIEKAGESNQLPKSHTCFNRVDLPPYTDYDSMKQKLTLAVEETIGFGQE